The proteins below are encoded in one region of Chiloscyllium plagiosum isolate BGI_BamShark_2017 chromosome 7, ASM401019v2, whole genome shotgun sequence:
- the LOC122551307 gene encoding gamma-crystallin S-1-like, translating to MGKIIFYEDRNFQGRHYECSSDCADLSPYFSRCNSIRVDSDWWVLYEKPNYMGYQYVLTRGEYPDYQRWMGFNDNIWSCRTYPYYRGDSYRMKIYERPDFGGQMMEFMDDCPSVYDRFRYRDIHSCHVMDGYWIFYEHPNYKGQQYFMRPSECRRYSDWGGYSSTIGSFRRMKDF from the exons atgggaaag ATCATCTTTTACGAGGACAGGAACTTCCAGGGACGGCACTATGAGTGCAGCAGTGACTGTGCCGACCTGTCCCCTTACTTCAGCCGCTGTAACTCCATCCGTGTTGACAGTGACTGGTGGGTGCTGTATGAGAAACCCAATTACATGGGATACCAGTATGTTCTGACCAGGGGGGAGTATCCTGACTACCAGCGCTGGATGGGATTCAATGACAACATTTGGTCATGTCGCACTTACCCATAC TACCGAGGAGATTCCTACAGAATGAAAATTTATGAGAGGCCTGACTTTGgaggacagatgatggaattcatGGATGACTGTCCATCTGTCTACGACCGTTTCCGTTACCGTGACATCCACTCCTGTCACGTGATGGACGGTTACTGGATCTTCTATGAACACCCCAACTACAAAGGGCAACAGTACTTCATGAGACCCAGTGAATGCAGGAGATACAGTGACTGGGGAGGCTACAGCTCAACTATCGGATCTTTCAGGCGAATGAAGGACTTTTAG